The following proteins are encoded in a genomic region of Chloracidobacterium sp.:
- a CDS encoding type IV toxin-antitoxin system AbiEi family antitoxin has protein sequence MSAINTSKIHRLLTSQPSGIVFQAKWLTDQGYSGHLQKKYRQSNWLVSIGTGAMIRAGDQVGYEGAIYALQAQTGLTVHPGGRTALSLAGKAHYLEMDSKKVTLFGNQGEKLPTWFREHNWGVKIDFHPSSFLPPDVGMTDIDFRTFSIKVSGAARALMECLYLAPDKQDLMECYELMEGLNNLRPDQVQILLEKCRSIKVKRLFLYLAEKCGHGWVEYLDLKNVDLGRGKRSIVKNGIFMKKYQITVPKEFEESGKSNL, from the coding sequence GTGAGTGCCATAAATACAAGCAAAATACACCGCCTACTAACTTCGCAGCCTAGTGGAATTGTATTTCAAGCTAAGTGGCTTACCGATCAAGGATATAGCGGCCACCTTCAAAAGAAGTATCGGCAAAGCAATTGGCTTGTTTCGATAGGAACCGGGGCGATGATACGCGCCGGTGATCAGGTTGGTTATGAAGGCGCTATATACGCTCTGCAAGCGCAAACCGGATTGACGGTGCATCCGGGGGGGCGAACAGCATTATCTCTGGCCGGAAAAGCCCACTATCTCGAAATGGACTCCAAAAAAGTCACTCTGTTTGGGAACCAGGGCGAAAAATTGCCGACATGGTTCCGAGAACATAACTGGGGTGTCAAGATCGATTTCCATCCATCTTCATTCCTGCCTCCTGATGTCGGCATGACTGACATCGACTTCAGGACCTTTTCAATAAAGGTATCTGGCGCGGCCCGAGCCTTGATGGAATGCCTGTACCTCGCGCCTGACAAACAGGATCTAATGGAATGTTACGAACTAATGGAAGGATTGAATAATCTGCGACCGGATCAGGTACAGATATTGCTGGAGAAATGTCGGTCAATAAAGGTAAAGCGCCTGTTCCTATATTTGGCAGAAAAATGCGGACACGGCTGGGTGGAATATTTGGACCTCAAGAACGTTGATCTTGGCAGAGGAAAACGCAGCATAGTAAAAAACGGGATATTTATGAAGAAATATCAGATAACAGTTCCGAAGGAATTCGAAGAAAGTGGAAAAAGCAACCTATAG
- a CDS encoding ThiF family adenylyltransferase: protein MQIDLSFSQAAIVLPREYSALKFILVGAGGTGSFAAPAIARLIFELKQNQNKPIEMLIVDPDVVESGNIPRSNFCAAEIGRYKAQTLAERITLAWGMEIEYSYEAFDAEKHLRRSMRDYRSLTVIVGCVDNHHARRDIHGAIDEFKTYGASDAPGIWWIDSGNGRTSGQVLLGSNTRKLKPQQHFAGTSICRSLPAPSLVHPDLLEPETKATLETNEDLSCPDRVRLGEQSLNINQRVAVEIGEMLSAMFLTRSLKRFATYFDLESGTSRSLYCTQEQIEMSFKSNNPKLKDGKLGPKL, encoded by the coding sequence ATGCAGATCGATCTTAGCTTTTCTCAGGCAGCCATTGTGCTGCCGAGAGAATACAGTGCGCTTAAATTCATTCTTGTTGGTGCCGGTGGAACGGGTTCTTTTGCTGCTCCCGCCATCGCAAGGCTCATATTCGAGCTGAAGCAAAATCAAAACAAGCCGATCGAAATGCTGATCGTTGACCCTGATGTCGTCGAGAGCGGGAACATACCGCGAAGCAACTTCTGCGCAGCCGAGATCGGCAGATACAAGGCCCAGACTCTTGCAGAAAGGATCACGCTGGCTTGGGGAATGGAAATCGAGTATTCGTATGAAGCGTTTGATGCGGAAAAGCACCTGCGTCGGTCAATGCGAGATTATCGCAGCCTCACAGTAATTGTCGGATGCGTTGATAATCATCACGCGCGGCGTGATATTCACGGCGCTATCGACGAGTTCAAAACGTACGGCGCATCGGATGCGCCCGGTATTTGGTGGATAGATTCCGGAAACGGCAGAACGTCGGGTCAGGTTCTTCTCGGTTCAAACACAAGAAAGCTTAAGCCTCAGCAGCACTTTGCAGGGACAAGCATCTGCCGCTCTCTCCCGGCCCCGTCGCTTGTGCATCCAGATCTTCTTGAACCTGAGACAAAAGCAACTCTTGAAACGAACGAAGATCTTTCCTGTCCGGACCGCGTAAGGCTCGGAGAACAAAGTCTCAACATTAATCAGCGTGTCGCAGTCGAGATAGGTGAAATGCTGTCCGCAATGTTCCTGACAAGATCGCTTAAGCGATTTGCAACTTACTTTGATCTCGAAAGCGGCACATCTCGGTCCCTCTATTGCACACAAGAACAAATTGAGATGTCTTTTAAGAGCAACAATCCAAAACTGAAGGACGGGAAGTTGGGGCCAAAGTTATGA
- a CDS encoding DEAD/DEAH box helicase family protein, with the protein MTSFHSKYYAHDITKHVSSDSIEKLGNSLFNASVDLNPHQLDAALFAFRSPLSRGAILADEVGLGKTIEAGIIISQLWAERKRRILVICPSTLRKQWAQELSEKFYISSVVFDTREFNARIKMGVANPLEPQNEIAICSYNFVQGKEQEFLKTRWDLVVVDEAHRLRNVYKKGNKIASAIKRAFDDRPKVLLTATPLQNSLLELYGLVSFLDEHMFGDVQVFRERYMRGTLHQRELGELRQRLRPICQRTLRRQVVEYVRFTNRIPITQDFTPSVEEQKLYDQVSAYLQREKLHALPASQRQLMTLILRKLLASSTFAIAGTLDALAQRLRQAGSKPEQVEQAIEDDFEYYDEIADEWKESEEETISDEKEAEKQDILDELSEISEYGKLASSIQQNAKGTALLMALQKGFEKLDELGANRKAVIFTESRRTQEYLVRLLNESGYAGKVALMNGSNADKGSAEIYKAWVERHKGEPIVSGSKPIDIRAAIVENFREEAEILVATEAAAEGVNLQFCSLVVNYDLPWNPQRIEQRIGRCHRYGQKHDVVVINFLNRGNAADERVFDLLSEKFQLFDGVFGSSDEILGALESGVDFEKRIAEIYQNCRTTEEIEEGFNRLQTELEEQIVSRMSDTRRDLLENFDPEVHERLRMSREEGEKVLNRLEKMFWNLTRIELNNLLNNGTHFDDRNYEFTIPDCQIDDEHIPGGRYRFLKYLEGAEHVHGYSLNNKLAEKLVQIAKNRELKPSEIVFDYSGLGEKLGLVDEQVGNSGWLCAERLKVEALEEEDHILFAILDDSGNELLPDFAAKLFLVGGEIKSERTVDEETSKRLSNVMERAKNISAQEIAQRNAKYFDDEMEKIDRWADDRKYALEMELKDLDARIKQVKRDAKVEPDLQSKLELHKQLKEAESERSKKRRELYEAQDDIDEQKDNLISTVEARLEQKITHEQLFCIRWSVV; encoded by the coding sequence ATGACATCCTTCCATTCAAAATATTATGCCCATGACATTACGAAACACGTGTCATCGGACAGCATTGAAAAGCTCGGCAATTCGCTTTTCAATGCCTCGGTGGATTTGAATCCCCATCAGTTGGATGCCGCACTTTTCGCGTTTCGTTCCCCTTTGTCAAGAGGTGCAATACTAGCTGACGAAGTAGGACTTGGAAAAACGATCGAGGCCGGGATTATCATCAGCCAGCTTTGGGCCGAACGGAAGCGGCGAATTCTGGTTATTTGTCCATCAACATTGCGTAAACAATGGGCTCAGGAACTATCTGAAAAATTTTATATTTCGTCTGTCGTCTTTGATACTCGGGAGTTCAACGCACGCATCAAGATGGGAGTCGCTAACCCATTGGAGCCGCAAAATGAAATAGCAATTTGTTCTTACAATTTTGTGCAGGGCAAAGAACAGGAGTTCTTAAAAACACGGTGGGATCTTGTTGTAGTCGATGAAGCGCACCGACTTCGTAATGTTTACAAGAAAGGAAACAAGATTGCATCGGCGATCAAACGCGCCTTCGATGACCGACCAAAGGTATTACTAACGGCTACGCCCCTTCAGAACAGCCTTCTTGAACTATATGGATTAGTCAGCTTTCTCGATGAACACATGTTCGGTGATGTTCAGGTGTTTCGCGAACGTTATATGCGCGGGACGCTTCATCAGCGCGAGTTGGGCGAGCTTCGACAACGATTAAGACCCATTTGCCAGCGCACATTGCGGCGTCAGGTAGTTGAGTACGTAAGGTTCACAAATCGCATTCCGATCACACAGGATTTTACCCCTTCAGTTGAAGAGCAAAAATTGTACGATCAGGTTTCTGCCTATTTACAAAGGGAAAAACTACACGCCTTGCCGGCAAGCCAGCGGCAACTAATGACGCTGATCCTCAGAAAGCTGCTTGCTTCTTCAACCTTCGCCATTGCGGGAACGCTTGATGCTTTAGCCCAGCGATTAAGGCAAGCGGGTAGTAAACCAGAACAAGTAGAACAAGCAATTGAGGACGATTTCGAATACTACGACGAGATCGCGGACGAATGGAAAGAGTCTGAGGAAGAGACGATCAGCGATGAGAAAGAAGCCGAGAAGCAAGATATTCTGGATGAACTTTCCGAAATTTCAGAGTACGGAAAACTCGCTTCATCGATCCAGCAAAACGCAAAAGGTACCGCCCTTTTGATGGCGCTTCAAAAGGGGTTTGAAAAACTTGATGAGCTCGGTGCAAACCGAAAAGCAGTGATCTTCACCGAATCTCGACGAACTCAGGAGTACCTCGTCCGATTACTTAATGAAAGCGGCTATGCCGGAAAAGTCGCTTTGATGAATGGAAGCAACGCTGACAAAGGATCCGCGGAAATTTATAAAGCCTGGGTTGAACGGCACAAGGGCGAGCCTATCGTATCAGGAAGCAAGCCAATCGACATCCGAGCGGCCATTGTCGAAAACTTTCGGGAAGAAGCCGAAATACTTGTCGCTACTGAAGCTGCTGCCGAAGGCGTAAACCTGCAGTTTTGCTCGCTGGTCGTGAATTACGATCTACCGTGGAACCCGCAGCGAATCGAACAACGAATAGGCCGCTGTCATCGATACGGACAAAAACACGATGTCGTTGTTATCAACTTCCTCAATCGCGGTAATGCGGCGGATGAACGAGTGTTCGACCTGTTGTCCGAGAAGTTCCAGTTGTTTGACGGCGTTTTTGGATCGTCAGACGAGATTCTTGGAGCATTGGAATCCGGAGTTGATTTTGAAAAGCGCATAGCCGAGATATATCAGAATTGTCGAACGACTGAAGAGATCGAGGAAGGATTCAATCGTCTTCAAACCGAGCTGGAAGAGCAGATCGTTTCAAGAATGTCTGATACGCGACGCGATCTCCTTGAGAATTTCGATCCTGAGGTTCACGAAAGGTTGCGGATGAGCCGTGAAGAGGGAGAGAAAGTTCTAAACCGGCTTGAAAAAATGTTCTGGAACCTGACCCGGATTGAGCTAAATAATTTGCTCAATAACGGAACCCATTTTGATGACCGGAACTACGAATTCACGATCCCGGACTGTCAAATCGATGACGAGCACATTCCTGGCGGCAGATATCGGTTCCTGAAATATCTCGAAGGAGCGGAGCATGTTCATGGATACAGTCTCAACAATAAACTGGCTGAAAAGTTAGTACAGATTGCAAAGAACCGTGAATTGAAACCCTCCGAGATCGTTTTTGATTACTCCGGGTTAGGTGAAAAACTTGGCCTCGTTGACGAACAGGTCGGAAACTCGGGGTGGCTTTGTGCCGAACGTCTTAAGGTAGAAGCTCTCGAAGAGGAAGACCATATTCTATTTGCGATCCTGGATGACTCGGGGAATGAACTCCTTCCAGATTTTGCCGCGAAGTTGTTTCTGGTCGGAGGTGAAATCAAATCTGAGAGGACTGTTGACGAAGAAACTTCAAAAAGACTGTCGAACGTGATGGAACGTGCCAAAAACATTTCCGCACAAGAAATTGCGCAGAGAAACGCGAAGTACTTCGATGACGAGATGGAGAAGATCGACCGTTGGGCCGACGACAGGAAATACGCTCTTGAAATGGAGCTTAAAGACCTTGACGCCCGGATCAAACAAGTGAAACGAGACGCAAAAGTCGAACCTGATCTACAGAGTAAACTTGAGCTTCACAAGCAGTTAAAGGAAGCGGAATCTGAACGGTCAAAAAAACGTCGTGAGCTTTACGAGGCCCAGGATGACATTGACGAACAAAAAGATAACCTGATCTCGACTGTCGAGGCGAGACTTGAACAGAAGATAACGCACGAGCAACTCTTTTGTATCCGATGGAGCGTTGTTTAA
- a CDS encoding DUF2958 domain-containing protein, which produces MSKLLTHQLQNLLPKFRTQEFVKDPVVYGIFFFPGSSWTWFVTEGQQEANDFIFFGYVIGFESEWGYFTLSELEELDIHGLKIERVQDFIPTPISELKKQAAGM; this is translated from the coding sequence ATGTCAAAACTTCTGACACATCAACTTCAGAACCTACTACCAAAGTTTCGGACTCAGGAATTCGTAAAAGACCCTGTCGTTTACGGAATCTTCTTCTTTCCAGGAAGCAGCTGGACGTGGTTTGTTACCGAAGGACAGCAGGAAGCAAACGATTTCATTTTCTTCGGATACGTTATCGGTTTTGAATCCGAATGGGGATATTTCACCTTGAGCGAACTCGAAGAACTCGACATTCACGGCCTCAAGATCGAAAGAGTACAGGATTTCATCCCAACCCCGATAAGCGAGCTGAAAAAACAGGCGGCGGGCATGTGA
- a CDS encoding DUF1257 domain-containing protein, which yields MSKYMTFDSQAFANADLLIDALSDLGFTNVTRGQDLVLEGWDRRDKRTADIVIRRSCVKDKRLLGDIGFQRTASGYVTVIDDMDLNYKLGRDWMTKLQTSYHEAAARKMAKKLGGSLTRELIGKTVKIRIKF from the coding sequence ATGAGCAAATACATGACATTCGATTCGCAAGCCTTTGCCAACGCTGATCTTCTGATCGATGCACTTTCCGATCTTGGTTTTACCAATGTTACTCGCGGACAAGATCTTGTTCTCGAAGGCTGGGACAGACGCGATAAACGTACGGCCGACATCGTTATTCGCCGTTCGTGTGTGAAAGACAAGCGGCTTTTGGGTGACATTGGTTTCCAAAGAACGGCATCGGGATATGTCACCGTCATCGATGACATGGATCTCAACTACAAACTTGGACGTGACTGGATGACCAAACTGCAAACAAGCTATCACGAAGCCGCCGCTCGAAAAATGGCTAAGAAACTCGGCGGCTCTCTCACCCGTGAGTTGATCGGCAAGACCGTTAAGATCCGAATCAAGTTCTAG
- a CDS encoding nucleotidyl transferase AbiEii/AbiGii toxin family protein, translating into MEKATYRNQVSLLLNVLPEVAKEKCFALHGGTAINLFIRDMPRLSVDIDLTYVPIEDRATTMSNITAALGRVKRNIETVLKNVRISDRSEAGKLLISKSGFGIKIEVNLVARGTISEPTEMTLCEKAQEEFEAFCVIQVSPFGQIYGGKICAALDRQHPRDLFDVKYLLEREGFSDEVKTGFLLSLISSDRPLHEVIQPTFLDQQATLENHFIGMSSEVFTYEDFENTRAKLVDSIHQRLTNEDHEFLLSINGLDPIWDKYDFQKYPAVQWKLQNLRHLKDSNPAKFTKQYESLERILTISAK; encoded by the coding sequence GTGGAAAAAGCAACCTATAGAAATCAGGTCTCACTGCTGTTGAACGTGCTTCCGGAAGTAGCCAAAGAAAAGTGTTTCGCACTTCACGGTGGCACCGCGATCAATCTTTTCATCAGGGATATGCCGCGTCTTTCCGTTGACATCGATCTTACCTACGTCCCGATTGAAGATCGAGCTACTACAATGTCGAACATTACGGCAGCTTTGGGAAGGGTGAAACGGAATATAGAAACTGTTCTCAAGAATGTAAGAATTTCCGACAGAAGCGAGGCCGGAAAACTGCTCATCTCGAAATCCGGTTTTGGAATAAAGATCGAGGTCAACTTGGTTGCTAGGGGAACGATTTCCGAACCGACTGAGATGACATTGTGTGAAAAAGCTCAGGAAGAATTTGAAGCTTTTTGTGTAATCCAAGTGTCACCCTTTGGTCAAATTTACGGCGGCAAGATATGTGCTGCCCTTGATCGGCAGCATCCAAGAGATCTCTTTGATGTGAAGTATTTACTCGAACGCGAAGGGTTTTCTGATGAGGTTAAAACCGGATTCCTCCTTTCATTGATATCCAGCGATCGACCATTACATGAGGTGATCCAACCCACCTTTCTGGACCAGCAGGCCACATTGGAAAATCACTTCATTGGAATGAGCAGCGAGGTGTTTACCTACGAGGACTTTGAAAACACTCGAGCGAAATTGGTGGACTCGATACACCAAAGATTGACGAATGAGGATCACGAGTTTCTTTTGAGTATAAATGGCTTGGATCCAATATGGGATAAATACGATTTCCAAAAATACCCGGCCGTTCAATGGAAGCTACAAAATCTTCGGCACCTGAAAGACAGTAATCCCGCAAAGTTCACGAAACAGTATGAATCTCTGGAACGAATCCTAACTATTTCGGCGAAGTGA
- a CDS encoding radical SAM protein, producing MKNAVTFIVEPDTGKVTVEVSGVSNRTVRQLETDIGTGKSVNCGRPVQTAFTKPSPESSRDDAFSIWLYGLYHNSVVDGPGRRSVIRVAGCSLRCPGCYVPETHNRENGSLVPISSIVKEIVANRSQHDGVTILGGEPFDQAGSVAELVSRLNRLGLHITVYTGNTIDTLISRKDKSVDYILTHIDLLIDGPFIRKLKEEAGEYKGSRNQRVISLRRNS from the coding sequence ATGAAGAATGCGGTCACATTTATCGTTGAACCCGACACCGGAAAGGTAACGGTCGAAGTCTCAGGTGTTTCAAATAGAACTGTCCGACAACTTGAGACCGATATTGGAACCGGAAAGTCTGTTAACTGCGGACGACCTGTTCAAACGGCATTTACGAAGCCGTCTCCTGAATCATCTCGAGACGACGCATTTTCGATCTGGCTCTATGGTCTCTACCACAACTCCGTTGTGGACGGCCCCGGCAGGCGAAGCGTTATACGCGTGGCCGGATGCTCTCTGCGGTGCCCCGGCTGCTATGTTCCAGAAACGCACAATCGCGAGAACGGATCCCTTGTTCCGATATCGTCAATTGTCAAAGAGATCGTTGCCAATCGTTCACAACACGACGGAGTGACAATTCTGGGTGGTGAACCGTTCGACCAAGCGGGGTCAGTTGCCGAACTTGTTTCACGGCTCAACAGACTCGGCTTACACATCACCGTTTATACCGGCAACACCATTGACACTTTGATCAGCCGAAAAGACAAGAGCGTGGACTACATCCTCACTCATATCGATCTCCTGATCGACGGTCCGTTTATCCGGAAGCTGAAAGAAGAGGCAGGGGAATACAAAGGCTCGCGAAATCAACGTGTCATCTCACTTCGCCGAAATAGTTAG
- a CDS encoding AAA family ATPase codes for MTQLETDADSIGTFLNELDIRIRARYPLIAINTYEEDRVKDALLDLVFQERHKEKPLFFWSRPSGLQRIVDPKEGLLQTTTPVLDTEDPESVLGYISEQKTGIFLLCDYAPYISPFGQEDALLVRRLREIAWKLKSTKATVLFVGPNFPELKTLEKEVTQIELELPKEGEIEDSIELQLDNLRSNGLDISLTKDTQDALLQSLLGLTAGEISNVIAKAVISCNGLNQESINVILEEKKNVIRGSGSLTYVHPEPASSLGGYKTLRAILERAAYTFSPRAKARHVEPCKGILLVGLPGCGKDLCKRVASSITNRALLDLDFGSIMGEGGGVIGSSAMSIKRALSIAGTIKGILGISEFEKAVSGMKSSNKTDGGETARTISYLLNWMQDNKDVLVFATANDVRELESEQFRIGRFSYIHFVDLPGNEDREEIFKVHLRKRHLNPERFDINKLVEQSNDFSGSEIEETVKDGVLEAFIDGDREAETRDILKAAEKLTPTAQMMSEKIEEIRKWARNNIKGVSAKPEGSQHTGQHSNRIYEF; via the coding sequence ATGACGCAGCTAGAAACCGATGCGGACAGCATCGGCACATTCCTAAACGAGCTTGACATCAGGATACGGGCAAGATATCCGCTTATCGCGATCAACACCTACGAGGAAGATCGGGTAAAAGACGCACTTCTTGATCTCGTCTTTCAGGAGAGGCACAAGGAAAAGCCGCTTTTCTTCTGGAGCCGTCCTAGTGGACTGCAAAGGATCGTCGATCCAAAGGAGGGGCTGCTTCAGACCACGACGCCGGTTCTTGACACGGAGGATCCCGAAAGTGTCCTCGGATACATAAGCGAGCAGAAAACGGGTATCTTTCTGCTTTGCGACTATGCGCCGTACATCTCTCCGTTCGGACAGGAAGATGCTTTGCTGGTTCGGCGGCTTCGGGAGATCGCATGGAAACTAAAATCTACCAAAGCTACTGTCCTGTTTGTCGGGCCGAACTTTCCCGAGTTGAAAACGCTCGAAAAGGAAGTCACACAGATCGAGCTTGAACTTCCAAAAGAAGGAGAGATCGAAGATTCTATCGAACTCCAACTCGACAACCTCAGATCGAACGGGCTTGATATCAGCCTTACGAAAGACACACAGGACGCTCTGCTTCAATCGCTACTGGGACTGACCGCAGGCGAGATCAGCAACGTGATCGCCAAAGCTGTCATCAGCTGCAACGGCCTAAATCAGGAGTCGATCAATGTAATTCTGGAAGAGAAAAAGAACGTGATTCGCGGCAGCGGTTCGCTGACATACGTTCATCCGGAACCAGCAAGCAGTCTTGGCGGCTACAAGACCCTAAGGGCAATACTCGAACGAGCGGCTTACACATTCAGTCCCCGAGCCAAAGCCAGGCATGTCGAACCTTGCAAGGGGATTCTGCTTGTAGGCCTGCCCGGCTGCGGCAAAGACCTCTGTAAGCGTGTGGCATCGAGCATTACCAATCGTGCTCTGCTTGACCTGGATTTTGGCTCGATCATGGGCGAAGGCGGCGGTGTGATTGGTTCATCGGCGATGTCGATCAAAAGAGCATTGTCGATCGCGGGAACGATCAAGGGAATCCTCGGAATAAGCGAGTTCGAGAAAGCTGTTTCCGGCATGAAGTCCTCAAACAAGACAGACGGCGGAGAAACCGCGAGAACGATCTCGTATCTCCTCAACTGGATGCAGGACAACAAAGATGTGCTCGTCTTCGCTACTGCCAACGATGTTCGAGAACTCGAATCAGAACAGTTCAGAATCGGCAGGTTCTCGTATATCCACTTTGTCGATCTTCCGGGGAATGAAGACCGAGAGGAGATATTCAAGGTTCATTTGCGAAAACGGCATCTTAATCCCGAAAGGTTTGATATCAACAAGCTGGTTGAACAAAGTAACGACTTCTCAGGTTCGGAGATAGAGGAAACGGTAAAGGACGGAGTCCTCGAAGCGTTTATTGACGGCGACCGCGAAGCCGAGACTCGCGACATTCTCAAAGCTGCCGAAAAGCTCACTCCGACAGCGCAAATGATGAGTGAGAAGATCGAAGAGATCCGCAAGTGGGCAAGAAACAACATTAAGGGAGTTTCCGCTAAACCTGAAGGCTCCCAGCATACGGGACAACACTCCAACCGCATTTACGAATTCTAG
- a CDS encoding DUF2997 domain-containing protein → MPEIEFTIDTDTGKCDTEIKGVKGPACEKTAQQLKQVLGSPSKDTKTKEYYVKPQQRRRIEAK, encoded by the coding sequence ATGCCCGAAATCGAATTCACTATCGACACCGATACCGGAAAATGCGACACCGAGATAAAAGGTGTTAAAGGGCCGGCTTGCGAAAAGACTGCACAGCAGTTGAAACAGGTTCTTGGAAGTCCTTCAAAGGACACGAAAACCAAAGAGTATTACGTAAAACCGCAGCAGAGGCGGCGAATCGAGGCAAAATGA